Proteins encoded within one genomic window of Rhinolophus sinicus isolate RSC01 linkage group LG14, ASM3656204v1, whole genome shotgun sequence:
- the MUC1 gene encoding mucin-1: MTPGIQAPSFLLLLLLTVLTATISSDPTIRPESTQTLTPRNNAMSNSTERSSVSATSHPATTPATMPAHGSTSSQATSPATTPATTPAHGSTSSQSTSPATTPATTPAHGSTSSQATGPATTPATTPAHGSTSSQSTSPATTPATTPAHGSTSSQATGPVTRPTTTPVTHATSFQATGPATTPATMPAHGSTSSQATGPATMPATMPVTRTTSSQATGPATTPATTPAHGSTSSQAPGPATMPATMPVTRTTSFQATGPATTPATTPAHGSTSSQATGPATTPATTPAHGSTSSQATGPATTPATTPAHGSTSSQATGPATTPATTPAHGSTSSQATGPATTPATIPAHKSTSAKATTIPVGKGTSSPVSSHHSDMPTTPASHSTRTTASSTDHSTGLPTSPGHKTPPQPPLRISVFFLSFSIFNLPFNSSLEVPSTSYYQELQRKVSQLFLQIYKQEEFLGSSNVKFRPGSVVVESTLAFREGTITSDKVEVQFIQHKSEADRYDLVIGRINAYDVSFPFSARPGSGVPGWGIALLTLVCVLVALTIIYLMALAVCQCRRKNCGQLDIFPTGDSYHPMSEYPTYHTHGRYVPPGGTKRSPYEEVSAGNGGSSLSYTNLAATSANL, from the exons ATGACACCGGGCATCCAggccccttcctttctcctgctgcttctATTGACAGTGCTTACAG CTACCATCAGCTCTGACCCCACAATCCGCCCTGAAAGTACACAGACTTTGACTCCCCGTAACAACGCAATGTCCAACTCCACTGAGAGGAGTTCTGTGAGTGCAACCAGCCACCCTGCCACAACGCCGGCCACCATGCCAGCCCACGGTTCCACCTCATCCCAGGCCACCAGCCCTGCCACAACGCCGGCCACCACGCCAGCCCACGGTTCCACCTCGTCCCAGTCCACCAGCCCTGCCACAACACCGGCCACCACGCCAGCCCACGGTTCCACCTCATCCCAGGCCACCGGCCCTGCAACAACGCCGGCCACCACGCCAGCCCACGGTTCCACCTCGTCCCAGTCCACCAGCCCTGCCACAACACCGGCCACCACGCCAGCCCACGGTTCCACCTCATCCCAGGCCACCGGCCCTGTCACAAGGCCAACCACCACGCCAGTCACCCATGCCACCTCGTTCCAGGCCACCGGCCCTGCCACAACGCCGGCCACCATGCCAGCTCATGGTTCCACCTCATCCCAGGCCACCGGCCCTGCCACAATGCCGGCCACCATGCCAGTCACCCGTACCACCTCGTCCCAGGCCACCGGCCCTGCCACCACGCCGGCCACCACACCAGCCCACGGTTCCACCTCATCCCAGGCACCCGGCCCTGCCACAATGCCGGCCACCATGCCAGTCACCCGTACCACCTCGTTCCAGGCCACCGGCCCTGCCACAACGCCGGCCACCACGCCAGCCCACGGTTCCACCTCGTCCCAGGCCACCGGCCCTGCCACAACGCCGGCCACCACGCCAGCCCACGGTTCCACCTCGTCCCAGGCCACCGGCCCTGCCACAACGCCGGCCACCACGCCAGCCCACGGTTCCACCTCGTCCCAGGCCACCGGCCCTGCCACAACGCCGGCCACCACGCCAGCCCACGGTTCCACCTCGTCCCAGGCCACCGGCCCTGCCACAACGCCGGCCACCATACCAGCACACAAAAGCACCTCTGCCAAGGCTACCACCATCCCAGTTGGCAAGGGTACTTCATCCCCAGTTTCCAGCCACCACTCTGATATGCCCACCACCCCTGCCAGCCACAGTACCAGGACTACTGCCAGTAGCACTGACCATAGCACAGGACTCCCCACCTCCCCCGGCCATAAGACTCCTCCCCAGCCACCTCTCAGGATCTCCGTCTTTTTCCTGTCCTTTAGCATTTTTAACCTCCCATTTAACTCTTCTCTGGAAGTTCCCAGCACTAGCTACTACCAGGAGCTGCAGAGAAAAGTTTCCCAGTTG TTTTTACAGATCTATAAACAAGAGGAATTTCTGGGCTCCTCAAATGTAAAGTTCAG GCCAGGATCCGTGGTGGTGGAATCAACGCTGGCCTTCCGAGAGGGCACCATCACTTCCGATAAGGTGGAGGTACAGTTCATACAACACAAATCAGAAGCAGACAGATACGATCTGGTCATCGGCAGAATTAATG CTTACGAtgtgtcatttcctttctctgcccGGCCTGGGTCTGGGGTACCTGGCTGGGGCATCGCCCTGCTGACGCTGGTCTGTGTCCTGGTTGCGCTGACCATTATCTATCTCATGGCCCTG GCTGTGTGTCAATGCCGCCGAAAGAACTGTGGGCAGCTGGACATCTTTCCAACCGGAGATTCCTACCATCCTATGAGCGAGTACCCCACCTACCACACCCATGGGCGCTATGTGCCCCCTGGTGGTACTAAACGGAGCCCTTATGAGGAG GTTTCTGCAGGCAACGGTGGCAGCAGTCTCTCTTACACGAACCTGGCAGCCACTTCTGCCAACTTGTAG